The DNA segment TGGTAACACTAATGGCAACAGCAGGGAAAATCAATTGGAATGGATAAGAGCGCATGCTGCTAATCCCTTCAGAAGCGAGTACACCCCAGCTCGCCATAGGTGCATTAACACCTAAACCGATGAAGCTAAGGAATGCTTCTGTAAAAATAGCCTCTGGAATGGCCAATGTCAATGTAATGATGATTGGTCCCACGCAGTTTGGCAAAATATGACGCAATAAAATGCGATATTTGGGAATACCCATCGCTTCAGCAGCAATGATGTATTCTTCATTTTTAACTTTCAAAATTTGGCTACGTACGATACGGGCCATATTGAGCCAGTACGCAATGCCCAATGCTACGAAAATAGACGTTAAACCAGGGCCAAGTACAACCATCAACAAAATTACGTAAAGTAAAAGTGGAATACCGTACAAAACATCTACGATGCCCATCATGATGCGGTCAACCTTGCCACCAAGGTAACCTGCAATACCGCCATAGGTAACACCAATAACAAGATTGATGAAAGCCGCTACAAAACCGATAGTTAAGGAAATGCGAGCGCCGTACATAACGCGCGTATAAATATCGCGGCCCAATGTATCTGTGCCAAACCAATGACTAAAGCTCGGACTTTGGTTCGCATCGATTAGGGATTGGTCCGCATAGGTATACGGCGAAATTAGGGGGCCTAAAATAGCTAGTACAATCATCACTAAGATGATAGTAGCCCCTACTACGGCCAAGCGATTTACCTTAAACCTTGCCCATTTACTAGGACGTTTTATAAAGCTTGTAATTTCTTCTTGAGGAGTTCGTTCAATAGGTAAAAAATCTTCCTTATTCATCTGTCCCCTCCTCTGTCGTAACACGTGGATCAATTAACGGATAAATCATATCCACCAAAATATTAAGAAATACTACAAGAGCACTATAGAAAATCGTAATGCCAAGGATAACCGTATAGTCGCGGTTGTAAATGGACGTTACAAAATACTGTCCAAGGCCCGGAATAGCAAAGATTGTTTCTACGATAAAGCTACCTGTCAAAAGGCTAGCAGCCAATGGTCCCAAGTACGTAATAACTGGCAAAATAGCATTGCCTAATGCATGACGAGTCAAAATAGTCCAAGAACCCAAACCTTTGGCGCGAGCTGTACGGATATATTCTTGTTGGTACACATCTAGCAAGCCACTGCGCGTTAAGCGTGCAATGAATGCCATAGGTTGTGCTGCTAACGTCAACACTGGTAGAACCATATAAGATGGACCACGCCATAAGGCCACTGGGAACCATCCCAGTTCAAAGCCCACCACATATACAAGAACGGCACCTATAATAAATGTAGGCACAGAAATACCAATGGTAGATAATACGGTAACCGCATAATCAACGATACCATTAGGGCGCATAGCACTAATAGCACCCGCTGCAATACCACCTACTACAGCCACCATTAATGATAATAAACCGAGCTGCGCAGAAATTGGGAATGCATCACTGATAATATCGTTCACACTACGACCTTCATACTTATATGATGGTCCCAAATCGCCGGTAATAACACCACCTAAATAATCACCATACTGTTTCCATACAGGATCATCAAGATGATACTTTGCTTCAATGCTTG comes from the Veillonella dispar genome and includes:
- a CDS encoding ABC transporter permease, whose product is MNKEDFLPIERTPQEEITSFIKRPSKWARFKVNRLAVVGATIILVMIVLAILGPLISPYTYADQSLIDANQSPSFSHWFGTDTLGRDIYTRVMYGARISLTIGFVAAFINLVIGVTYGGIAGYLGGKVDRIMMGIVDVLYGIPLLLYVILLMVVLGPGLTSIFVALGIAYWLNMARIVRSQILKVKNEEYIIAAEAMGIPKYRILLRHILPNCVGPIIITLTLAIPEAIFTEAFLSFIGLGVNAPMASWGVLASEGISSMRSYPFQLIFPAVAISVTMLGFAFLGDGLRNVLDPKEGDR
- a CDS encoding ABC transporter permease codes for the protein MTRYVFRRLGGTIIILWVIITVTFALMHAIPGGPFTTEKKLPPQVKASIEAKYHLDDPVWKQYGDYLGGVITGDLGPSYKYEGRSVNDIISDAFPISAQLGLLSLMVAVVGGIAAGAISAMRPNGIVDYAVTVLSTIGISVPTFIIGAVLVYVVGFELGWFPVALWRGPSYMVLPVLTLAAQPMAFIARLTRSGLLDVYQQEYIRTARAKGLGSWTILTRHALGNAILPVITYLGPLAASLLTGSFIVETIFAIPGLGQYFVTSIYNRDYTVILGITIFYSALVVFLNILVDMIYPLIDPRVTTEEGTDE